A single genomic interval of Electrophorus electricus isolate fEleEle1 chromosome 2, fEleEle1.pri, whole genome shotgun sequence harbors:
- the galnt3 gene encoding polypeptide N-acetylgalactosaminyltransferase 3: MDSVCSVTRQTRTWWIKILSNLYARHRLAISDVTQGVCQVKLCRQISKHTHTHSHSAIHSDHRRMTVFHRLLRGRLHPWKLAVVALVFVTFLFLMQREVVSQSPQEEPWIRGIVGKQDAVLGMVMGAVKNFRDSMPKMQIRAPVRRQGGGASQPCLPGSYTAAELMPALDRPPQNPSAPGAAGKAFHTENLSPAEQKEKDRGEEKHCFNLYASDRISLSRDLGPDTRPPECIEQTFRRCPPLPTTSVIIVFHNEAWSTLLRTVYSVLHTSPALLLIEIILVDDASTDERLRGELEEHLKQLHVVRVVRQLERKGLITARLLGASVATGDTLTFLDAHCECFHGWLEPLLARIAENYTAVVSPDITTIDLNTFEFMKPSPYGQNHNRGNFDWGLSFGWEILPEHEKQRRKDETYPIKTPAFAGGLFSISKDYFYHMGSYDEEMEIWGGENIEMSFRVWQCGGQLEIIPCSVVGHVFRTKSPHSFPKGTRVIARNQVRLAEVWMDDYKEIFYRRNQQAAQMAKERSFGDVSKRVDLREKLQCKSFSWYLKNVYPEAFMPDLNPLHFGAIKNLGKDSCLDAGENNEGGKALIMYPCHGMGGNQYFEYSTHHEIRHNIQKELCLHGADGAVKLEECQYKGHNTFTGVEQKWELQEDRMFYNQGLKLCLSARFENPSLVSCNPGDKYQLWVFT, translated from the exons ATGGATTCCGTGTGCTCGGTGACACGGCAAACACGAACATGGTGGATTAAGATCCTTTCCAACCTTTACGCACGACACC GTTTAGCAATCAGTGATGTTACTCAGGGTGTGTGCCAGGTGAAGCTTTGTCGCCAGatctctaaacacacacacacacactcacactccgcTATTCATTCCGACCACAGAAGAATGACTGTATTCCACCGACTGCTGCGCGGGCGCTTGCACCCATGGAAGCTTGCCGTCGTGGCCCTGGTGTTCGTGACGTTTCTGTTCCTGATGCAGAGAGAGGTGGTCAGTCAGAGCCCCCAAGAGGAGCCCTGGATTCGCGGGATTGTGGGGAAACAGGACGCCGTACTGGGGATGGTCATGGGGGCCGTGAAGAACTTCAGGGACTCCATGCCAAAGATGCAGATCCGCGCCCCGGTGAGGAGGCAGGGGGGCGGGGCGAGCCAGCCCTGCCTGCCCGGCTCCTACACGGCTGCGGAGCTGATGCCCGCCCTGGATAGGCCGCCGCAGAACCCCAGCGCCCCCGGGGCGGCTGGGAAGGCCTTCCATACGGAGAACCTCAGCCCAGCCGAGcagaaggagaaagacaggGGCGAAGAGAAGCACTGCTTTAACCTCTATGCCAGCGACCGCATTTCACTCAGTCGGGACCTCGGCCCAGACACCAGACCGCCAGA ATGTATAGAGCAGACATTCCGGCGCTGTCCGCCCCTGCCAACCACAAGCGTGATCATCGTGTTCCACAACGAGGCGTGGAGCACGTTATTGCGCACGGTCTACAGTGTGCTCCACACTTCTCCAGCTCTCCTGCTCATTGAGATCATCCTGGTGGACGACGCCAGCACAGACG AGCGTCTGAGAGGAGAACTGGAGGAGCATCTGAAGCAGCTCCACGTCGTGCGCGTGGTGCGGCAGCTGGAAAGGAAAGGCCTCATCACCGCACGCCTGCTGGGAGCCTCGGTCGCCACCGGCGACACCCTCACCTTCCTGGACGCCCACT GTGAGTGCTTCCACGGTTGGCTGGAGCCTCTGCTGGCCCGGATAGCAGAGAACTACACAGCAGTGGTCAGCCCAGACATCACCACCATCGACCTGAACACGTTTGAGTTCATGAAGCCCTCCCCATATGGCCAGAACCACAACCGGGGCAATTTTGACTGGGGCCTGTCGTTTGGCTGGGAAATACTGCCTGAACACGAGAAACAGAGACGCAAAGATGAGACCTACCCTATTAA AACACCAGCGTTTGCTGGAGGCCTGTTTTCCATCTCTAAAGATTATTTCTACCACATGGGGAGCTACGACGAGGAGATGGAGATCTGGGGTGGAGAGAACATTGAAATGTCCTTCAGG GTGTGGCAGTGTGGTGGGCAGCTGGAGATCATCCCCTGCTCCGTCGTGGGCCACGTGTTTCGCACCAAGAGCCCTCACTCCTTCCCCAAGGGCACGCGGGTGATCGCGCGCAACCAGGTGCGCCTGGCCGAGGTCTGGATGGACGACTACAAGGAGATCTTCTATCGCAGGAACCAGCAGGCCGCCCAGATGGCCAAAGAG AGATCGTTCGGAGATGTCTCCAAGCGTGTGGACCTCCGGGAGAAGCTGCAGTGTAAGAGCTTCTCCTGGTATTTAAAGAACGTATATCCAGAGGCCTTCATGCCTGATCTCAACCCACTGCACTTTGGTgcg ATAAAGAACTTGGGGAAGGACTCGTGTCTGGATGCTGGTGAGAACAACGAGGGTGGGAAGGCGCTAATCATGTATCCGTGCCATGGAATGGGTGGCAACCAG TATTTCGAGTACTCGACACACCACGAAATCCGACACAACATTCAGAAAGAGCTTTGCCTGCACGGGGCCGACGGAGCGGTGAAGCTGGAGGAATGCCAGTATAAAGGCCACAACACTTTCACCGGAGTCGAGCAGAAATGGGAGCTTCAGGAG GATCGGATGTTTTATAACCAGGGCTTGAAGCTGTGTCTGAGTGCCCGCTTTGAAAACCCCTCTCTGGTCTCCTGCAACCCAGGAGACAAATACCAGCTCTGGGTCTTCACCTGA